The following DNA comes from Buttiauxella agrestis.
CTCCCGGCTCCGGCTGAACAGTTATACCGCTCTAACGTCAACGTAAAACATACGTTCGATAACTTCGTTGAGGGTAAGTCTAACCAACTGGCTCGCGCGGCGGCGCGTCAGGTGGCTGATAACCCAGGCGGCGCATATAACCCTTTATTCCTTTATGGCGGCACGGGTTTAGGTAAAACGCACCTTTTGCATGCTGTTGGCAACGGTATTATTGCTCGCAAACCGAATGCAAAAGTGGTGTACATGCACTCTGAGCGTTTCGTTCAGGACATGGTAAAAGCACTGCAAAACAACGCTATTGAAGAGTTCAAACGTTACTACCGTTCTGTTGATGCGCTGCTCATTGATGACATTCAATTCTTTGCTAATAAAGAGCGCTCACAAGAAGAATTCTTCCACACCTTCAACGCCCTGCTTGAAGGTAATCAACAGATCATTCTGACTTCGGATCGTTATCCAAAAGAGATCAACGGTGTTGAAGATCGTCTGAAATCTCGTTTCGGTTGGGGACTGACGGTAGCGATTGAACCGCCGGAACTGGAAACTCGCGTTGCGATCCTGATGAAAAAAGCTGACGAGAATGACATTCGTCTGCCAGGTGAAGTGGCTTTCTTTATTGCCAAGCGTTTACGTTCTAACGTGCGTGAGCTTGAAGGAGCACTGAACCGTGTTATTGCCAATGCCAACTTTACTGGCCGGGCGATAACCATCGACTTCGTGCGTGAAGCGCTGCGTGACTTGCTGGCGCTGCAAGAAAAACTCGTTACCATCGACAATATCCAAAAGACGGTGGCCGAGTACTATAAAATAAAGATTGCTGACCTGTTGTCCAAGCGTCGTTCTCGCTCGGTTGCCCGTCCACGTCAAATGGCGATGGCGCTGGCGAAGGAACTGACTAACCATAGCTTGCCAGAAATCGGCGATGCCTTTGGTGGCCGCGACCATACTACGGTCCTGCACGCCTGCCGTAAGATTGAGCAGTTGCGTGAAGAAAGCCACGACATCAAAGAAGATTTCTCCAACTTAATCAGAACATTATCTTCGTGACGCTATGAAATTTACCGTTGAACGTGAAACTTTATTAAAACCGCTGCAACAGGTGAGTGGCCCCTTAGGTGGCCGTCCGACGTTACCGATTCTCGGCAACCTGCTGTTGCAAGTCGCGGAAGGGACTCTTTCATTAACAGGCACTGACCTGGAAATGGAGATGGTCGCGCGTGTCGCATTGGTGCAACCGCATGAGCCGGGTGCTACAACCGTTCCTGCGCGTAAATTTTTCGACATCTGTCGTGGTTTGCCAGAAGGTGCAGAAATCGCTGTTCAGCTTGAGGGCGACCGCATGTTGGTGCGCTCCGGGCGTAGCCGTTTCTCGCTTTCAACGCTGCCTGCGGCGGATTTCCCGAACCTGGACGACTGGCAGAGCGAAGTCGAATTCACGCTCCCGCAAGCGACCATGAAACGCCTGATTGAAGCCACGCAG
Coding sequences within:
- the dnaA gene encoding chromosomal replication initiator protein DnaA is translated as LPAPAEQLYRSNVNVKHTFDNFVEGKSNQLARAAARQVADNPGGAYNPLFLYGGTGLGKTHLLHAVGNGIIARKPNAKVVYMHSERFVQDMVKALQNNAIEEFKRYYRSVDALLIDDIQFFANKERSQEEFFHTFNALLEGNQQIILTSDRYPKEINGVEDRLKSRFGWGLTVAIEPPELETRVAILMKKADENDIRLPGEVAFFIAKRLRSNVRELEGALNRVIANANFTGRAITIDFVREALRDLLALQEKLVTIDNIQKTVAEYYKIKIADLLSKRRSRSVARPRQMAMALAKELTNHSLPEIGDAFGGRDHTTVLHACRKIEQLREESHDIKEDFSNLIRTLSS